In Sphingomonas sp. PAMC26645, one DNA window encodes the following:
- a CDS encoding cation:proton antiporter yields MHAMTPTEVFLLAILIIFTVPYLVWRLGRTDYWAPLVVVQIFGGILLGPGVLGAAYPDYYATVFTPATLGSLNGIAWWAVMMFVWVAGIELDLGEAWKRRGETGVTAGLALAVPLITGSIAAVLMLRYPGWRGPDGATWQVVLGIGMACAVTALPILVLFLEKLDVLREPIGQRILRYASLDDIAIWGVLALILLDWERVGRQGGFLVGFAVATLIVRKLMARIEERDRWYVSLIWLAGCGFAADWAGLHFMVGAFLSGAVLDSKWFTIAKMDQFRHFVLLAVMPVFFLSTGLKTQWAVGGYAVFGAAALLLVASVGGKLAGVHAAGRILKWRPGEASAIGWLLQTKALIMIIFVNILLDKKIITNETFTALLLMALASTMLTVPVVAPKLKKLVGLVGKSG; encoded by the coding sequence ATGCACGCCATGACGCCGACGGAGGTTTTCCTCCTCGCGATACTCATCATCTTCACCGTGCCGTATCTGGTGTGGCGGCTCGGGCGGACCGATTACTGGGCGCCGCTGGTGGTGGTGCAGATCTTTGGCGGGATCCTGCTCGGACCGGGCGTGCTGGGGGCGGCGTATCCCGACTATTACGCGACGGTCTTCACACCCGCGACCTTGGGCTCGCTGAACGGCATCGCGTGGTGGGCGGTGATGATGTTCGTGTGGGTCGCCGGTATCGAACTCGATCTCGGCGAGGCCTGGAAACGGCGCGGCGAGACTGGCGTAACGGCGGGCCTCGCGCTCGCGGTGCCGCTCATTACCGGCAGCATCGCAGCGGTGCTGATGTTGCGCTACCCAGGCTGGCGTGGGCCGGACGGTGCGACGTGGCAGGTCGTGCTCGGCATCGGCATGGCATGCGCAGTTACGGCGCTGCCGATCCTGGTGCTGTTCCTGGAAAAGCTCGACGTGCTGCGCGAGCCGATCGGGCAGCGGATCCTGCGCTATGCCAGCCTCGACGACATCGCGATCTGGGGCGTGCTGGCGCTGATCCTGCTCGATTGGGAGCGGGTCGGGCGGCAGGGTGGCTTCCTGGTCGGGTTCGCAGTGGCAACGCTGATCGTGCGCAAACTGATGGCGCGGATTGAGGAGCGCGATCGCTGGTATGTCAGCCTGATCTGGCTCGCGGGCTGCGGGTTCGCGGCGGACTGGGCGGGGCTGCACTTCATGGTCGGCGCGTTCCTGTCGGGCGCGGTGCTCGATTCGAAGTGGTTCACGATCGCCAAGATGGACCAGTTCCGCCATTTCGTGCTCCTTGCGGTGATGCCGGTGTTCTTCTTGTCGACCGGGTTGAAGACGCAGTGGGCGGTCGGCGGCTATGCGGTGTTCGGCGCCGCGGCGTTGCTGCTGGTCGCGTCGGTCGGCGGCAAGCTGGCGGGGGTCCACGCGGCCGGGCGGATCCTGAAGTGGCGGCCGGGAGAGGCGTCGGCGATCGGCTGGCTGCTCCAGACCAAGGCGCTGATCATGATTATCTTCGTCAACATCCTGCTGGATAAGAAGATCATTACGAATGAGACGTTCACGGCGCTGCTGCTGATGGCGCTGGCGAGCACGATGCTGACCGTGCCTGTGGTCGCGCCGAAGTTGAAGAAGCTGGTGGGGTTGGTGGGGAAGAGCGGGTGA
- a CDS encoding right-handed parallel beta-helix repeat-containing protein yields MKRSLHALALFAAPAFAQSSAPFTINGQGFATLQEAVSSIRLGTATILIAPGTYRQCAVQAGGHITFKAVKPGTAIFEKVACEDKAALVLRGQGSVVDGLVFRGYRVSDGNGAGIRTEMGDLTVTNAMFLDSQEGILGGEPIGQKILIDHSTFAGLGQCDESPGCSHAVYLANKGSVTITNSRFERGTGGHYVKLRVPTVSITDNSFDDTAGKKTNYMIDLPEGATGLIARNTFVQGRNKENHTGLIVVAAEAKTYRSTGLRVEGNDARLSPGDGSSPAFLADYSHDKLALGANRLGTGLRAFETR; encoded by the coding sequence ATGAAACGATCGTTGCACGCCCTCGCGCTGTTCGCCGCTCCCGCGTTCGCGCAAAGCTCGGCGCCGTTCACGATCAACGGGCAGGGGTTCGCGACGTTGCAGGAGGCGGTCTCGTCGATCCGGCTCGGCACCGCGACGATCCTGATCGCGCCCGGCACCTACCGGCAATGCGCGGTCCAGGCCGGCGGCCACATCACCTTCAAGGCGGTCAAACCCGGCACCGCGATCTTCGAAAAAGTGGCGTGCGAGGACAAGGCGGCGCTGGTCCTGCGCGGGCAGGGCTCGGTCGTTGACGGTCTCGTCTTCCGCGGGTACCGCGTGTCGGACGGCAACGGCGCGGGCATCCGCACCGAGATGGGCGACCTGACCGTCACCAACGCGATGTTCCTCGACAGCCAGGAGGGCATCCTCGGCGGCGAGCCGATCGGTCAGAAGATCCTGATCGACCATTCCACCTTCGCTGGGCTCGGCCAGTGCGACGAATCGCCGGGCTGTTCGCATGCGGTCTACCTCGCCAACAAGGGCAGCGTGACGATCACCAACTCGCGGTTCGAGCGCGGGACGGGCGGGCATTACGTCAAGCTCCGCGTGCCGACCGTGTCGATCACCGACAACAGCTTCGACGATACCGCGGGGAAGAAGACCAACTACATGATCGACCTCCCCGAAGGCGCGACCGGCCTGATCGCGCGCAACACCTTCGTGCAGGGGCGCAACAAGGAGAACCACACCGGTCTGATTGTGGTTGCGGCAGAGGCGAAGACGTACCGCTCGACCGGGTTGCGGGTCGAGGGGAACGACGCGAGACTGTCGCCGGGGGACGGCAGCAGCCCAGCGTTCCTCGCGGACTATAGCCACGACAAGCTCGCGCTGGGGGCGAACCGGCTGGGCACCGGGTTACGGGCGTTCGAGACGCGGTAG
- a CDS encoding alkaline phosphatase family protein, with the protein MKAFIAALLLTSAVSVSAQTAAPPAATPTTPPKLIVAISVDQFAADLFQQYRNHYTGGFTRLLNGAVFPSGYQSHAATETCPGHSTILTGMRPAHTGIIANNWIDQRAGRPDKVVYCSEDERVTGSTHDSYTVSDMHLKVPTLGEMMKARDPRTRSVSVAGKDRAAVMMGGHKVDELWWWDGKTYVSYAARAVPPAVQRTRDAVAALIAKPQAALPLPGYCAGVNHPIVIAGKTYGQGRFERDAGDAKGFRVSPASDAAVFAMAAALVQGMKLGKGPQTDIIDIGASATDYIGHTYGTQGSEMCIQMAQLDKTLGDFFAVMDETGVDYEVVLTADHGAHDATERQQQRAMPMEAHMDENVLAKQVGTAIAKDMGLPGSVLLGTEGDVYIDDTLPAKTQAKVLAEALRRYRAMPQIAGAYSAAEIMATPMAKSPPETWTLIERARASFYPERSGQMVVLLKPRVTTIVSPAGGYVETHGSPWDYDRRVPILFWRKGMTAFEQPLSVETVDIVPTLAATIGLPVSGLDGRCLDLDPGAASTCAN; encoded by the coding sequence GTGAAAGCATTTATCGCCGCGCTCCTGCTGACCTCGGCCGTTTCGGTCTCTGCCCAGACGGCGGCGCCCCCCGCGGCGACCCCCACGACTCCACCGAAACTGATCGTCGCGATCTCGGTCGACCAGTTCGCCGCCGACCTGTTCCAGCAATATCGCAACCATTATACCGGCGGCTTCACCCGACTGCTGAACGGCGCGGTGTTCCCTAGCGGGTATCAGAGCCATGCCGCGACCGAGACGTGCCCGGGCCACTCGACGATCCTGACCGGCATGCGGCCCGCGCATACCGGGATCATCGCCAACAACTGGATCGACCAACGCGCCGGACGGCCCGACAAGGTCGTCTACTGCTCGGAGGACGAGCGCGTCACCGGCAGCACGCACGACAGCTATACCGTGTCGGACATGCACCTGAAGGTCCCGACGCTCGGCGAGATGATGAAGGCGCGCGATCCACGGACGCGCTCGGTCTCGGTCGCGGGGAAGGATCGCGCGGCGGTGATGATGGGCGGCCACAAGGTCGACGAGCTTTGGTGGTGGGACGGCAAGACGTACGTTTCGTACGCGGCGCGCGCGGTGCCGCCGGCAGTGCAGCGGACGCGCGACGCGGTCGCCGCGCTGATCGCCAAGCCGCAGGCGGCGCTGCCGCTGCCCGGTTATTGCGCGGGCGTGAACCATCCGATCGTGATCGCGGGCAAGACGTATGGCCAGGGTCGATTCGAGCGCGATGCGGGCGACGCGAAGGGCTTCCGCGTGTCGCCGGCTTCGGACGCAGCGGTGTTCGCGATGGCGGCGGCGCTGGTGCAGGGCATGAAGCTCGGCAAAGGTCCGCAGACCGACATCATCGATATCGGCGCGTCGGCGACCGATTACATCGGGCATACCTACGGGACGCAGGGCTCGGAGATGTGCATCCAGATGGCGCAGCTCGACAAGACGCTCGGCGATTTCTTCGCAGTGATGGACGAGACCGGGGTCGACTACGAGGTCGTGCTGACCGCGGATCACGGCGCGCATGACGCGACCGAGCGCCAGCAGCAGCGTGCGATGCCGATGGAGGCGCACATGGACGAGAACGTGCTCGCCAAGCAGGTCGGGACTGCGATCGCCAAGGACATGGGGCTGCCGGGGAGCGTGCTGCTCGGGACGGAGGGCGACGTTTATATCGACGACACGCTGCCGGCGAAGACGCAGGCGAAGGTGCTGGCCGAGGCACTGCGCCGGTATCGCGCGATGCCGCAGATCGCGGGCGCCTACTCGGCAGCGGAGATCATGGCGACGCCGATGGCGAAGTCACCGCCCGAGACCTGGACGCTGATCGAGCGGGCGCGGGCGTCGTTCTATCCGGAGCGGTCGGGGCAGATGGTGGTGCTGCTCAAGCCGCGCGTGACGACGATCGTGTCGCCGGCAGGAGGGTATGTGGAGACGCACGGGTCGCCGTGGGATTACGATCGCCGCGTGCCGATCCTGTTCTGGCGCAAGGGGATGACCGCGTTCGAGCAGCCGCTGTCGGTGGAAACGGTGGATATCGTGCCGACCTTGGCGGCGACGATCGGGTTGCCGGTGAGTGGGCTTGACGGGCGGTGTCTGGATCTCGATCCGGGGGCTGCGAGCACGTGCGCTAATTAG